One stretch of Phycisphaerae bacterium DNA includes these proteins:
- a CDS encoding EutN/CcmL family microcompartment protein, which yields MFIGKVTGSVVSTQKIASVTGKKLLLVEAMNVKGSPGELTPTGRVAVTIDTLGAGEGELVLVTQGSSARLTDETKSVPTDAVVVGIIDAIQVGSHELYKKDR from the coding sequence ATGTTCATCGGCAAGGTGACCGGAAGCGTCGTATCAACCCAGAAGATCGCCAGCGTGACCGGAAAGAAGCTCCTGCTGGTCGAGGCGATGAACGTCAAGGGATCGCCGGGCGAGCTGACCCCAACCGGACGCGTGGCCGTAACCATCGATACGCTCGGGGCCGGCGAGGGCGAACTGGTCCTGGTAACCCAGGGCAGCTCCGCCCGGCTGACCGACGAAACCAAGAGCGTTCCAACCGACGCGGTCGTGGTTGGAATCATCGACGCCATCCAGGTCGGATCACACGAACTCTACAAGAAGGACCGGTAA
- a CDS encoding four helix bundle protein codes for MTSTERQSPVGAAWCERRRRIEAAGDRTIQMALAPPGNMAGRETGHQVIRSAAGVGANLKEAQTVMIQTGYTHKVSISLREARETLYRMRRIERNDLWAAKRLLPLKGAWGEIADILTVTQKAERTSGMTPSVSLLTSHFSLPHIGAKP; via the coding sequence GTGACGTCAACGGAGAGACAGAGTCCCGTAGGAGCGGCGTGGTGCGAACGGCGGCGGCGGATTGAGGCAGCGGGAGACCGGACGATTCAGATGGCCTTGGCCCCGCCAGGCAACATGGCCGGACGAGAGACTGGCCATCAGGTAATCCGCAGTGCCGCAGGCGTTGGAGCCAACTTGAAGGAGGCTCAGACTGTGATGATCCAAACCGGCTACACCCACAAGGTGAGCATATCCTTGCGGGAGGCTCGGGAGACCTTGTACCGGATGAGACGAATCGAGCGGAATGACCTCTGGGCCGCGAAGCGATTACTGCCTCTGAAAGGTGCGTGGGGCGAAATCGCGGACATACTGACCGTGACCCAGAAAGCTGAGAGAACGAGCGGTATGACTCCTTCGGTCTCACTTCTCACCTCTCACTTCTCACTTCCACACATCGGAGCGAAACCATGA
- a CDS encoding aldehyde dehydrogenase EutE, with product MSTAINETLIRDVVSEVLSRLQANGSGTTTAPTGRTGGTDGIFQCVNSATAAAKAAFERLSAAKIAARAEAIKCIREICISQAEELARFELQETGIGRLDHKIAKLIGVGKSVPGIEMLETDAYSGDYGITLVEHAPYGVLGVITPVTHSIPTLACNAIMMIAAGNTLVVNPHPSGTKSAVLGTQRFNRLIKERTGLENLICVIEHPTLETANDIFKHPDVKVLCVTGGPGVVAAAMASSKKAIVAGPGNPPVVVDETADIDKAAAGIIYGCAFDNNVLCIGEKEVFVVDPVADKLLEAFSRHGGYRLNSQQIDALTRAALHQDRKSGHWLARKDFVGKDPQVLAQAIGLSVPTGTQALYGEVDVSSPWLPCEQMMPFLPVTRCRNVDEAIALAVKFEHGFGHTALIWSKNVDHMTRMGKAVNTTIFIKNGHCMTGLGSGGEGYGSYSIASPTGEGITSPLTYTRQRRCVMVENLRIV from the coding sequence ATGAGCACCGCAATCAACGAAACACTGATTCGTGACGTGGTCAGCGAAGTCCTGAGCCGCCTCCAAGCGAACGGATCGGGAACCACCACAGCACCAACCGGCCGCACCGGCGGAACGGACGGAATCTTCCAGTGCGTGAACAGCGCCACTGCCGCCGCCAAGGCCGCATTCGAGCGACTCTCCGCCGCCAAGATCGCCGCACGTGCCGAGGCCATTAAGTGCATTCGCGAAATCTGCATCAGCCAGGCCGAGGAACTCGCCAGGTTCGAGCTGCAGGAAACCGGAATCGGCCGACTCGACCACAAAATCGCGAAACTCATCGGCGTGGGCAAGAGCGTCCCAGGCATCGAGATGCTCGAGACCGACGCCTACAGCGGCGACTACGGAATCACCCTCGTCGAACATGCTCCCTACGGCGTGCTCGGCGTGATCACCCCGGTAACCCACTCCATCCCCACCCTGGCATGCAACGCCATCATGATGATCGCCGCCGGAAACACCCTCGTGGTCAACCCCCACCCGTCCGGCACCAAGTCAGCCGTGCTCGGCACCCAGCGATTCAACCGGCTGATCAAGGAACGAACCGGTCTCGAAAACCTGATCTGCGTCATCGAGCATCCCACCCTCGAAACCGCCAACGACATCTTCAAACATCCCGACGTCAAGGTCCTGTGCGTAACCGGCGGCCCGGGCGTCGTGGCCGCAGCCATGGCTAGCTCCAAGAAAGCCATCGTCGCCGGACCGGGCAACCCACCCGTCGTCGTCGACGAAACCGCCGACATCGATAAGGCCGCCGCAGGCATCATCTACGGCTGCGCGTTCGACAACAACGTGCTCTGCATCGGCGAAAAGGAAGTGTTCGTGGTCGATCCCGTGGCCGACAAGCTGCTCGAAGCCTTCAGCCGACACGGCGGATACCGCCTCAACAGCCAGCAGATCGACGCCCTGACCAGAGCGGCCCTACACCAGGACAGGAAGAGCGGTCACTGGCTCGCCAGAAAAGACTTCGTGGGCAAGGACCCCCAGGTGCTCGCCCAGGCGATCGGCCTGTCCGTGCCCACTGGTACCCAGGCCCTGTATGGAGAGGTCGACGTCAGCAGCCCGTGGCTGCCCTGCGAACAGATGATGCCATTCCTGCCCGTCACCCGCTGCCGAAACGTGGACGAGGCCATCGCCCTGGCGGTTAAGTTCGAGCACGGCTTCGGCCACACCGCCCTGATCTGGTCCAAGAACGTCGACCACATGACCAGAATGGGCAAGGCGGTCAACACCACGATCTTCATCAAGAACGGGCATTGCATGACCGGATTGGGTTCCGGCGGCGAAGGCTACGGCAGCTACAGCATCGCTTCCCCCACCGGCGAAGGCATCACCAGCCCCTTGACATACACCCGTCAACGCCGGTGCGTCATGGTCGAGAACCTGCGCATCGTCTGA